Within the Paenibacillus sp. AN1007 genome, the region CCGCAGATATGTTTCGCAAGAATCATGCCCTGTTCGAAGAGAGGCGCAACAAGCCCGTAACACACACCGCGATGTTCGTTACATTCTCCGACAGAGTAAACGTCTTTCAGCGAGGTCTGCATGTAGTCATCCACAATGATGCCCCGGTTGACTTCGATACCGCTTTCGCGGGCTACAGCTGTATTTGGCTTGATTCCAACAGCCATCACTACGAAATCAACATTCAGCACGGAATCGTCAGCAAAACGAATACCTTCAACCCGTTGGCCGCCGAGCAGTTCAGCAGTTTGTGCTCCCATTTTGAACTTGATTCCCTGGCGTTCCAGTTCGGCTTTCAACATGGCAGAAGCTTGCGGGTCCAACTGGCGTTCCATCAGATCATCCATCAGGTGAACAACGGTAACATCCATACCCAGCTGCACAAGTCCTTTAGCTGCTTCCAGGCCTAGGAGTCCGCCACCGATGACCGCCGCTTTTTTATATTCTTTTGCAGCTTCGAGCATGACATTGCAGTCTGCAATGTCACGAAATCCTACGACGCCTTGCTTGTCATGTCCGGGTACAGGAAGGATGAAAGAACTCGAACCCGTTGCAATAATAATTTTGTCGTACGGAGTGCGCTGTCCATTTTCTGTTACAACTTCACGACTCTCTGCATCAATGCGGGCAACCGTTGTTCCTGTGTGAAGAGTAATACCATACTCCTCATACCAGTGAAGATCATTCAGTACGATATCATCAAGCGTTTTGCTGCCTTCCAGTACATACGACAGCATAATCCGATTGTAGTTAGGATAAGGTTCTGTTCCAAAAACCGTAATATCAAAGCGTGAAGTTAATTTTAAAATTTGCTCCACGGTGCTGATCCCGGCCATACCATTGCCGATGACAACTAATCTTTCTTTATTTCCGTTCATGTGTAGCCCTCCCTTGGATAAATACTGCGAGAATACCAACATTTTTAATTTCTTATATTTTATATTTTAAACTATAACACGTATTTCCAGTTAATAAATGTGATTAATTTCACTAATTACGATAGATCATTCATATAAAAATAAGTGTGATGAGCATCACGAATATAAAAAAAATTTTGAGAAATGAGAAATACGAACTATTGTTCTTGTTTTTCTTTCGTTGTATGATCAGATCGGGGTCGGAACTAATCCCTATTTCTTCGAAAGGACGTTTTTGCAACATGATGGGAAGATCCCACCTCATTATCGGTACAGGCGTTTCACTATCCGTTCTGCAGCTGCTCGGAATGCCTGTTACGGCTCCAGCTGTAACGGCTGCCTTGATTGGCTCACTGCTGCCGGATATCGATGAACCCAATTCATTGCTGGTATCCAAAGCGCTGCCTAACAGCCTGATTCGGCTGCTGCAGACGGTTCTTTTGCCTGCGGCTGTATTTGTATATTTTTACGTCCCAGCAAAACCGTGGAATCTGCTTCTCGCCATTCTCATCGGGCTTGTGTCGTTTCTGCCATCGCGATCGCTGCGTAAAGTGCTCATGTTTGCCATCGGGCTGGGCCTTGTTTTTTATGGTCATGCTTTTGCACCGTGGAATTGGATAGCGGGCAGTCTGCTTATGCTGTGTACAACACTGACGCACAGGGGATTGACGCACACGCTGTACGGAACGGCTGTGTGGGCAGGACTGCTGTACAGCACAACGCAGGTGCAGGGTCCGGAAATCT harbors:
- a CDS encoding metal-dependent hydrolase: MMGRSHLIIGTGVSLSVLQLLGMPVTAPAVTAALIGSLLPDIDEPNSLLVSKALPNSLIRLLQTVLLPAAVFVYFYVPAKPWNLLLAILIGLVSFLPSRSLRKVLMFAIGLGLVFYGHAFAPWNWIAGSLLMLCTTLTHRGLTHTLYGTAVWAGLLYSTTQVQGPEIWVAGGSAYALHLIADSLTNRGIRPLPPFKLRIRANLMSTGTKHGAVVENVCVVLTLILAWFAFSPLFL